One genomic window of Sulfurovum lithotrophicum includes the following:
- a CDS encoding cold-shock protein produces the protein MAELVNGTVKWFNDEKGYGFIQQENGGSDVFVHFRQVNNENGGRVTLAEGQAVTFEIGEGQKGPQAENVTPR, from the coding sequence ATGGCAGAATTAGTAAATGGAACAGTAAAATGGTTCAACGATGAAAAAGGTTACGGATTTATTCAACAAGAGAATGGTGGAAGCGATGTATTCGTACATTTCCGTCAAGTGAACAATGAAAATGGCGGTCGTGTGACTCTTGCAGAAGGTCAGGCAGTAACATTCGAAATCGGTGAAGGTCAAAAAGGCCCACAGGCTGAGAACGTAACACCTCGCTAA
- a CDS encoding nitrate reductase yields MFRFATLLFLLLSTTWAKDISPVATIEVSGLVSDFVEDHGYLYVATDAGIVDVIDLSSQKIVRQIILPPLETVQNGKVPSRIHAIDRYQNKTLLVTSASNAYREVWIEQNGHLRKIIGSDQHIMPKNAFFNKEGKIIFGTFGSDVILYDNLESYRIYEQHISESTMGGMVLSDDKNKMVISDESGAVRIIDVNTSKIDQVYDKEHVDNIYKVAYANGVILTAGQDRRVGVYFTDSDNSYHLKSDFLVYCVGLSPKATTGVYSSGIEHHLQLFNPATKSKGDRLVGHYATPTKILFINEKAMISSGDEDKVFFWLLP; encoded by the coding sequence ATGTTCAGATTTGCCACCCTGCTTTTTTTACTGTTATCTACGACCTGGGCCAAAGATATCTCGCCGGTCGCTACCATAGAGGTTTCCGGTCTCGTAAGTGATTTCGTGGAAGATCATGGCTATCTCTATGTCGCTACCGATGCAGGCATAGTGGATGTGATCGACCTGAGCAGCCAAAAGATCGTCAGGCAGATCATCCTGCCTCCTCTTGAAACAGTACAGAATGGCAAAGTTCCTTCACGCATACATGCCATCGATAGATACCAAAACAAAACCCTGTTGGTCACCTCTGCTTCCAACGCCTATAGGGAAGTATGGATCGAACAGAATGGGCATCTCAGGAAGATCATCGGTTCGGATCAGCATATCATGCCAAAGAACGCCTTTTTCAACAAAGAAGGGAAGATCATCTTCGGTACTTTCGGGTCGGATGTTATCCTCTATGACAATCTTGAGAGCTACCGCATATATGAACAACATATCTCGGAAAGTACCATGGGCGGCATGGTACTCAGCGATGATAAGAACAAAATGGTCATTTCCGATGAGAGCGGTGCCGTGAGGATTATCGATGTCAATACCTCAAAGATCGACCAGGTGTACGACAAAGAACACGTGGATAACATCTATAAAGTAGCTTACGCCAACGGGGTCATTCTTACGGCAGGTCAGGACAGACGTGTCGGGGTTTATTTTACAGACAGTGACAACTCCTACCATCTCAAGAGCGATTTCCTTGTCTATTGTGTGGGATTAAGCCCCAAGGCAACTACAGGTGTCTACTCCAGTGGCATAGAACATCATTTGCAGCTTTTCAATCCGGCAACAAAAAGTAAGGGTGATCGTCTTGTAGGCCACTATGCCACACCCACCAAGATCCTCTTCATCAATGAAAAAGCTATGATCTCATCGGGCGATGAAGACAAAGTTTTTTTCTGGCTTTTGCCATAA
- the trhA gene encoding PAQR family membrane homeostasis protein TrhA, with protein MSNEVNNFALIEEIWHAVTHGIGFTLSIAALVLLVTFAVMHGHGALHITSAAIYGSSLMVLYGSSTLYHALTHNKAKHLFQIFDHASIYILIAGSYTPIALLTIGGTTGWVLFGLEWGIAVIGIALKFIYVGRFELLSLIAYLVMGWLIVLDFSTFKAHIDPIGFWLIVAGGLAYSSGVYFYIKDSITHFHTIWHLFVMLGSILHFFAILLYVV; from the coding sequence ATGAGCAATGAAGTCAATAATTTTGCTCTCATCGAAGAGATATGGCATGCCGTAACACACGGTATCGGTTTTACCTTGAGCATCGCTGCCCTGGTACTACTTGTCACGTTTGCGGTAATGCACGGACACGGTGCCCTGCATATAACTTCCGCAGCGATCTACGGTTCATCACTCATGGTACTATACGGCAGTTCAACCCTCTACCATGCCCTCACCCATAACAAAGCCAAACATCTTTTTCAGATTTTTGACCATGCCTCTATCTACATACTGATCGCAGGTTCCTATACACCTATTGCACTTCTTACCATCGGTGGTACGACAGGATGGGTGCTCTTCGGACTTGAATGGGGTATCGCCGTTATAGGCATCGCACTGAAATTCATCTATGTTGGCCGTTTTGAACTGCTCTCCCTGATCGCCTATCTTGTCATGGGCTGGCTGATCGTTCTTGACTTTTCTACCTTTAAAGCACATATCGATCCCATAGGGTTTTGGCTTATCGTTGCAGGTGGTTTGGCATACAGTAGCGGTGTTTACTTTTATATTAAGGACAGTATTACCCATTTCCATACCATCTGGCATCTCTTTGTAATGCTGGGGTCTATCTTGCATTTTTTTGCTATTTTACTTTATGTTGTGTAA